The genomic region TTACCTTAAATACCTAATAAGTGATTATCTACGTAGACCACTACAGATAGCCGAGTCCATGAGTTATATGGAGCTGAAGCTCGGTAATCATGACGTTGAGGGATTCAATAGGGGACTTGAGGAGCATTTTAGGGATTCCCCGAGCAACTTAATAACTAATGGTGTATGGTCCGCGATAATTCCATCGCAATATTAGTGTATTACGTATACGTAAACATTACGTATGCGCATCAATAAATAAAGCATTACTAGCGTATTATTGTTGTACTCCCAACCGCTCCTTAACCTCCTTAAGTAATAATGTCATTGCATCACCAGCCTTACATTGTATGAATACATCGGCGATGTAATCAAGCTCCGTGGGCTCCATATTTATGATAATGACCTTACCACCCATCTCCTTAACAAACATTGGTATGTAAGCCGCGGGATAAACAGAGAGTGAGGAACCGATGACTAAGACCGCATCACTCATTAGCGCTAATTTCCTAGCCTTATCGAAATCCTTAACTGGCTCTCCAAATAATACGGTATCAGGCTTAAGAATGCCACCGCATTCATCGCAGAGTGGCGGTACTTGACCACCATCAATCTTCTTAATAACGACTTCCATTGGATATACACGGCCGCATGCAATGCATACAGCCCTCTTCATTGTACCATGAAGCTCAATCACGCTTCTAGAGCCAGCGGCTTGATGGAGTCCATCAACGTTTTGGGTAATTACCGCCTTTATGATGCCCAACTTTTCGAGCTCGGCCACGGCGTAGTGCGCCCTGTTGGGCTTAGCCACGAATAGCGTGCTCATCCTCATCCTATAAAACAGCCAGAAATCCTTTGGATGCTGCAGGAAGTAATCTATTGTCGCTATTTCAGGGCTATACTGCCTCCATAATCCTTGGGGACCTCTAAAGTCGGGGATTCCTGACTCCGTGGATATGCCGGCGCCCGTGAAGGCTATTGCGTGCTTAGCATTGATCAGTATGTCGGCAGCCCTCTTAATATCCTCCGTGTTGCACTGTTTTTCACTCATAGTTAATTATATTGAGTAATTACCAGCGTTATAAGTATTAATCCTGTTAGTGACGGAGAATTTAAAATTATTGTGCATAGACTTTATATTGTTATGATGAGCTGACGACGGACTGAACTCACTGATGAGCGCGTTGGTGGCTGACCTCATCATATATTGCCTCAATATCGTCAATAGACCTCACCTCCACGGCATTGATCCCGTAGTGATTCCTGAGGGATTCATACGTAGGCTTATTATGCGCAATAACGTATAATGCCGAGGAGAAGGCGTATTTCTCCCAATCCCTTATTGTTAAGCTTAGTAGGCTTACACCATTACCTGACCTAATGGGCTCCGTGGAATAAGCACTGACTATGTATGGCACCTTAAGCCTTTGTGAAATCACCTTGGCAATAACCGCCGCAATCCAATCATGCGCATGCACAAAGTCTATGTCCCTGGGTATTACATAGGGTACCCTGGAGAGGATCTCCACAAGTAGGAAGTGCATGTACGCGACGACGTCGCTGAACCACCTATCGCTCACGGTGAATATGCGCACATTGCCATCCATGTAACTACCATTAAAATTAGCTGGGTGTACCAGGTATACCTCGTACTTACTGGATAATCGGGTAACTAAGTCCCTAACCTGGAATGCCAGTGACCCAACCACCCTATGCGGTGGGTACTCTGTCGATATGTGCAGAACCTTAACCACAGAATTTAACAGTAGATACTGCTTAATTTAATTATTGCAGTGGATGTTAGGTGTACGGAGTCATTGATCGTGTTAACGTAACCAAGCACCTTAAGCTTATCAACAATGCTCCTAACCTCCTCAACCCTCAAACCAACAATCCTCGCCAAATCCTCGAGCTTAACGGCCCGCTCCTTATCAATCGCAGCCAATGAATGCAGGGCCTGCATTACGGTCCTTATCTTCGACTCGTAACTCACCTCCACAAAGTATTGTGAATCAATTTTCTTCTTAATAAATTTCTCTATCATTAATCGTAAATTGGTAATTGAAATAACAAAAAGCACTTATATAATTATTATCCGTAATGAAGGCAGTGTCTATAGAGTTAACAACGAATAAAGTGCTTTACGAACCAGGCGAGGACATAACAGTCAATGTAATGGTTAGGGGATTAATGAGTAGGGAGGATATTGAATTAACGGTGATTAAGGATTCCCAGGAAATAACTAAGCGAGTCCTGCAAGCGATACCTCCGGAATCAGAGATTATGGATTACGTTAGGATAAATGACGTGGGTACCTACGAAATAAGCGCCAGGTGCTGTGGTTCAGAGGTTAGGACCCCAGTAATGATCATTAATAGGCCAGAGACACCATTAAGGTTCGTACTGGTTTTTCACAATCACCAGCCAATCCATAAGTACCCAAGCGGTATTTATCACGGACCCTGGGCATTCCAACACACCTGGTCCCCTGAATTCTACCCAATATATGACGTAGGCCCCTACTTACTACATGCCAGACTGGTGAATAAGTATAGGGTTTCCGTAACGTATAACCTAAGTCCAAGCCTGCTGTGGCAATGGGATGACCTACTACGTAATGGCGTGTTCATTGAGGGCGCGGATCACGTTGAGTACATAGGTCCCTGGGATTCGCGGGTGGGATTAATTAAGGAGGCGATTAATACGTATTCAAGATTAGCTAATGAGGGTGTTATAGAGGTGCTAACGAGTTTCCTAGCTCATCCAATAGCCGGTTATTTAATTGAGAAGTTTGAGGTTTATGACCTATTACGGTGGGAGTTGAGTAGGGGGAAGGAGGTTACTAGGAGGGTTTTGGGTGTGAACGCCGTTGGTATGTGGCTTCCTGAGTTGTACTTTTCCGAGAAGTTGAGGAATATTCTCTGTGATGAGGGTATTAGGTTCATAGTCCTTGATGGTGTTTATCACCTCGGTGAGGCCATTAAGGATAGGAGTTCCATCTACAGGGTTTATAGGCACGACTGCTTAACAATACTATTTAGGGATACAGCACTTAGTGACTTACTGAGCTTTCAACTTAACAAGGCCAGTAATGCCCAGGAGGCTGATGCCAATGCCAGGAGATTAATTATAGAGTTAATGATGAGGATTAACTACGCCAGGGATGGCGTGGTTACAATGGCCTTAGACGGGGAGAATTGGATGATATTACCAACACCAAACCCATACGCTGCCCTACTCCTTGAGAAAATAATGATGTACTTATCGCAGGCTAAGTCTGATGGTTATGTAATGCCCATTAGGCCGTCAATAATTAAGGAGTTTCACGATGAAATTAAGGAAATACCAACAACCTCATGGCTGGGCTCACCGGCTAAGTGGATTAGTGAGAGGGCAGATATACAGTCGAGGCTTTGGTCCATGGCTCAAGCCGCAATTAGTAAGTGGAGGTTGTATGAGGAGGTTTTTGGAGAGGATGAGGAATTAAGGATGTCCCTTGCAATGACGTTGGATAGTGATTATTATTGGGCTGAATTCGTAAACGTAAACCACGTGGGTGAATGGGCGCACTCCGTAATAAGTAGGGCTGAGGATGCGCTCAACTCATTGGGGATTAGGTTTAGCCTAGAGAATGATCACCTGGAAATTACCGTCAGTAATAACTGGGTTAAGGATGCAAACCTAGTGCTTGGTATTGAAACCCCAGAAACATATCTTGAGTATAGTATCAAGGTTCAATCAGGTTCGTCAGAGCCCATAAGAATTAATGGTTTCAATAACGTAGTAATATCATTACTATCACCAAAAACGAGGACGCAGATTAGGAAGCCCATTAAAATAGTGCGTGAGGTTACGAAACACTAATGAT from Vulcanisaeta distributa DSM 14429 harbors:
- a CDS encoding glycoside hydrolase family 57 protein — its product is MKAVSIELTTNKVLYEPGEDITVNVMVRGLMSREDIELTVIKDSQEITKRVLQAIPPESEIMDYVRINDVGTYEISARCCGSEVRTPVMIINRPETPLRFVLVFHNHQPIHKYPSGIYHGPWAFQHTWSPEFYPIYDVGPYLLHARLVNKYRVSVTYNLSPSLLWQWDDLLRNGVFIEGADHVEYIGPWDSRVGLIKEAINTYSRLANEGVIEVLTSFLAHPIAGYLIEKFEVYDLLRWELSRGKEVTRRVLGVNAVGMWLPELYFSEKLRNILCDEGIRFIVLDGVYHLGEAIKDRSSIYRVYRHDCLTILFRDTALSDLLSFQLNKASNAQEADANARRLIIELMMRINYARDGVVTMALDGENWMILPTPNPYAALLLEKIMMYLSQAKSDGYVMPIRPSIIKEFHDEIKEIPTTSWLGSPAKWISERADIQSRLWSMAQAAISKWRLYEEVFGEDEELRMSLAMTLDSDYYWAEFVNVNHVGEWAHSVISRAEDALNSLGIRFSLENDHLEITVSNNWVKDANLVLGIETPETYLEYSIKVQSGSSEPIRINGFNNVVISLLSPKTRTQIRKPIKIVREVTKH
- a CDS encoding glycosyltransferase; this encodes MVKVLHISTEYPPHRVVGSLAFQVRDLVTRLSSKYEVYLVHPANFNGSYMDGNVRIFTVSDRWFSDVVAYMHFLLVEILSRVPYVIPRDIDFVHAHDWIAAVIAKVISQRLKVPYIVSAYSTEPIRSGNGVSLLSLTIRDWEKYAFSSALYVIAHNKPTYESLRNHYGINAVEVRSIDDIEAIYDEVSHQRAHQ
- the cobB gene encoding NAD-dependent protein deacetylase, whose protein sequence is MSEKQCNTEDIKRAADILINAKHAIAFTGAGISTESGIPDFRGPQGLWRQYSPEIATIDYFLQHPKDFWLFYRMRMSTLFVAKPNRAHYAVAELEKLGIIKAVITQNVDGLHQAAGSRSVIELHGTMKRAVCIACGRVYPMEVVIKKIDGGQVPPLCDECGGILKPDTVLFGEPVKDFDKARKLALMSDAVLVIGSSLSVYPAAYIPMFVKEMGGKVIIINMEPTELDYIADVFIQCKAGDAMTLLLKEVKERLGVQQ
- a CDS encoding Rrf2 family transcriptional regulator, translated to MEVSYESKIRTVMQALHSLAAIDKERAVKLEDLARIVGLRVEEVRSIVDKLKVLGYVNTINDSVHLTSTAIIKLSSIYC